A region of Ictidomys tridecemlineatus isolate mIctTri1 chromosome 4, mIctTri1.hap1, whole genome shotgun sequence DNA encodes the following proteins:
- the Phlda2 gene encoding pleckstrin homology-like domain family A member 2, whose translation MKTPGEVLREGELEKRSDSLFQLWKKKRGVLTPDRLRLFPAGPGARPKELRFHSILKVDCVERTGKYVYFTIVTTDRKEIDFRCAGESCWNAAITLALIDFQNRRALEDFRSRQERAAPAAQPEPASARAP comes from the coding sequence ATGAAGACCCCCGGCGAGGTGCTGCGCGAGGGCGAGCTGGAGAAGCGCAGCGACAGCCTGTTCCAGCTGTGGAAAAAGAAGCGCGGCGTGCTCACCCCCGACCGCCTGCGCCTCTTCCCCGCCGGGCCCGGCGCGCGCCCCAAGGAGCTGCGCTTCCACTCCATCCTCAAGGTGGACTGCGTGGAGCGCACGGGCAAGTACGTCTACTTCACCATCGTCACCACCGACCGCAAGGAGATCGACTTCCGCTGCGCCGGCGAGAGCTGCTGGAACGCGGCCATCACTCTGGCGCTTATCGACTTCCAGAACCGCCGCGCCCTGGAGGACTTCCGCAGCCGCCAGGAGCGCGCCGCGCCCGCCGCGCAGCCCGAGCCCGCCTCGGCCCGTGCGCCCTGA
- the Nap1l4 gene encoding nucleosome assembly protein 1-like 4 isoform X4 — protein MADNSFSDGVPPDSGEAAKNAGGPEKLTDQVMQNPQVLAALQERLDSVSHTPSSYIETLPRAVKRRINALKQLQVRCAHIEAKFYEEVHDLERKYAALYQPLFDKRREFITGDVEPTDAESEWHSENEEDDKLAGDMKNKVVIAEKPAAEEPNPRGIPEFWFTIFRNVDMLSELVQEYDEPILKHLQDIKVKFSDPGQPMSFVLEFHFEPNDYFTNQVLTKTYKMKSEPDKADPFSFEGPEIVDCDGCTIDWKKGRNVTVKTIKKKQKHKGRGTVRTITKQVPNESFFNFFNPLKASGDGESLDEDSEFTLASDFEIGHFFRERIVPRAVLYFTGEAIEDDDNVCGWGQFEEGEEGEEEELEGDEEGEDEDDAEVTPKKEPSQPAECKQQ, from the exons ATGGCAGATAACAG TTTTTCAGATGGTGTGCCTCCAGATTCAGGGGAAGCTGCGAAGAATGCAGGTGGCCCAG AAAAGCTCACAGATCAGGTGATGCAGAACCCACAAGTCCTGGCAGCTCTGCAGGAGCGACTTGATAGCGTCTCTCACACTCCTTCCAGCTACATCGAAAC CTTGCCCAGGGCCGTCAAGAGGAGAATCAACGCGCTGAAGCAGCTCCAGGTGAGGTGTGCACACATAGAGGCCAAGTTCTACGAGGAGGTGCACGACCTGGAGAGGAAGTACGCAGCCCTGTACCAGCCTCTGTTCGACAAG AGGAGAGAATTCATCACTGGTGATGTGGAGCCGACAGACGCAGAGTCAGAGTGGCACAGTGAAAATGAAGAGGACGACAAGTTGGCT GGAGACATGAAAAACAAAGTAGTTATAGCCGAGAAACCAGCAGCAGAAGAGCCAAATCCCAGAGGAATCCCGGAGTTCTGGTTCACCATCTTCAGAAACGTGGACATGCTCAGTGAGCTGGTGCAG GAATATGATGAACCAATCTTGAAACACCTGCAGGATATTAAAGTGAAGTTTTCTGACCCTGGCCAGCCTATG TCTTTTGTGTTAGAGTTCCACTTTGAGCCCAATGACTACTTCACCAACCAAGTCCTGACGAAAACGTACAAGATGAAGTCAGAGCCCGACAAGGCCGACCCCTTCTCCTTTGAAGGTCCTGAAATAGTGGACTGCGATGG GTGCACCATTgactggaagaaaggaagaaacgtCACTGTCAAGACCATCAAGAAGAAGCAGAAACATAAGGGACGGGGCACTGTCAGGACCATCACTAAGCAAGTCCCCAACGAGTCATTTTTCAACTTCTTCAATCCTCTGAAAG CCTCGGGTGATGGAGAATCACTG GATGAAGATTCTGAGTTCACGTTAGCCTCAGATTTTGAGATTGGACACTTCTTCCGTGAGCGGATTGTGCCTCGGGCTGTGCTTTACTTCACTGGGGAGGCTATCGAGGATGACGACAATGTGTGTGGCTGGGGACAG TTTGAAGAAGgcgaggaaggagaggaggag GAATTGGAAGGTGACGAGGAGGGAGAAGATGAGGATGATGCCGAAGTTACCCCCAAG AAAGAGCCCAGCCAGCCAGCGGAGTGCAAGCAGCAGTGA
- the Nap1l4 gene encoding nucleosome assembly protein 1-like 4 isoform X6: protein MADNSFSDGVPPDSGEAAKNAGGPEKLTDQVMQNPQVLAALQERLDSVSHTPSSYIETLPRAVKRRINALKQLQVRCAHIEAKFYEEVHDLERKYAALYQPLFDKRREFITGDVEPTDAESEWHSENEEDDKLAGDMKNKVVIAEKPAAEEPNPRGIPEFWFTIFRNVDMLSELVQEYDEPILKHLQDIKVKFSDPGQPMSFVLEFHFEPNDYFTNQVLTKTYKMKSEPDKADPFSFEGPEIVDCDGCTIDWKKGRNVTVKTIKKKQKHKGRGTVRTITKQVPNESFFNFFNPLKASGDGESLDEDSEFTLASDFEIGHFFRERIVPRAVLYFTGEAIEDDDNFEEGEEGEEEELEGDEEGEDEDDAEVTPKKEPSQPAECKQQ, encoded by the exons ATGGCAGATAACAG TTTTTCAGATGGTGTGCCTCCAGATTCAGGGGAAGCTGCGAAGAATGCAGGTGGCCCAG AAAAGCTCACAGATCAGGTGATGCAGAACCCACAAGTCCTGGCAGCTCTGCAGGAGCGACTTGATAGCGTCTCTCACACTCCTTCCAGCTACATCGAAAC CTTGCCCAGGGCCGTCAAGAGGAGAATCAACGCGCTGAAGCAGCTCCAGGTGAGGTGTGCACACATAGAGGCCAAGTTCTACGAGGAGGTGCACGACCTGGAGAGGAAGTACGCAGCCCTGTACCAGCCTCTGTTCGACAAG AGGAGAGAATTCATCACTGGTGATGTGGAGCCGACAGACGCAGAGTCAGAGTGGCACAGTGAAAATGAAGAGGACGACAAGTTGGCT GGAGACATGAAAAACAAAGTAGTTATAGCCGAGAAACCAGCAGCAGAAGAGCCAAATCCCAGAGGAATCCCGGAGTTCTGGTTCACCATCTTCAGAAACGTGGACATGCTCAGTGAGCTGGTGCAG GAATATGATGAACCAATCTTGAAACACCTGCAGGATATTAAAGTGAAGTTTTCTGACCCTGGCCAGCCTATG TCTTTTGTGTTAGAGTTCCACTTTGAGCCCAATGACTACTTCACCAACCAAGTCCTGACGAAAACGTACAAGATGAAGTCAGAGCCCGACAAGGCCGACCCCTTCTCCTTTGAAGGTCCTGAAATAGTGGACTGCGATGG GTGCACCATTgactggaagaaaggaagaaacgtCACTGTCAAGACCATCAAGAAGAAGCAGAAACATAAGGGACGGGGCACTGTCAGGACCATCACTAAGCAAGTCCCCAACGAGTCATTTTTCAACTTCTTCAATCCTCTGAAAG CCTCGGGTGATGGAGAATCACTG GATGAAGATTCTGAGTTCACGTTAGCCTCAGATTTTGAGATTGGACACTTCTTCCGTGAGCGGATTGTGCCTCGGGCTGTGCTTTACTTCACTGGGGAGGCTATCGAGGATGACGACAAT TTTGAAGAAGgcgaggaaggagaggaggag GAATTGGAAGGTGACGAGGAGGGAGAAGATGAGGATGATGCCGAAGTTACCCCCAAG AAAGAGCCCAGCCAGCCAGCGGAGTGCAAGCAGCAGTGA
- the Nap1l4 gene encoding nucleosome assembly protein 1-like 4 isoform X2, with product MADNSFSDGVPPDSGEAAKNAGGPGQSAAPETQLEGSPAEKLTDQVMQNPQVLAALQERLDSVSHTPSSYIETLPRAVKRRINALKQLQVRCAHIEAKFYEEVHDLERKYAALYQPLFDKRREFITGDVEPTDAESEWHSENEEDDKLAGDMKNKVVIAEKPAAEEPNPRGIPEFWFTIFRNVDMLSELVQEYDEPILKHLQDIKVKFSDPGQPMSFVLEFHFEPNDYFTNQVLTKTYKMKSEPDKADPFSFEGPEIVDCDGCTIDWKKGRNVTVKTIKKKQKHKGRGTVRTITKQVPNESFFNFFNPLKASGDGESLDEDSEFTLASDFEIGHFFRERIVPRAVLYFTGEAIEDDDNFEEGEEGEEEELEGDEEGEDEDDAEVTPKKEPSQPAECKQQ from the exons ATGGCAGATAACAG TTTTTCAGATGGTGTGCCTCCAGATTCAGGGGAAGCTGCGAAGAATGCAGGTGGCCCAGGTCAGTCAGCTGCACCTGAAACGCAGTTGGAGGGCTCGCCTGCAG AAAAGCTCACAGATCAGGTGATGCAGAACCCACAAGTCCTGGCAGCTCTGCAGGAGCGACTTGATAGCGTCTCTCACACTCCTTCCAGCTACATCGAAAC CTTGCCCAGGGCCGTCAAGAGGAGAATCAACGCGCTGAAGCAGCTCCAGGTGAGGTGTGCACACATAGAGGCCAAGTTCTACGAGGAGGTGCACGACCTGGAGAGGAAGTACGCAGCCCTGTACCAGCCTCTGTTCGACAAG AGGAGAGAATTCATCACTGGTGATGTGGAGCCGACAGACGCAGAGTCAGAGTGGCACAGTGAAAATGAAGAGGACGACAAGTTGGCT GGAGACATGAAAAACAAAGTAGTTATAGCCGAGAAACCAGCAGCAGAAGAGCCAAATCCCAGAGGAATCCCGGAGTTCTGGTTCACCATCTTCAGAAACGTGGACATGCTCAGTGAGCTGGTGCAG GAATATGATGAACCAATCTTGAAACACCTGCAGGATATTAAAGTGAAGTTTTCTGACCCTGGCCAGCCTATG TCTTTTGTGTTAGAGTTCCACTTTGAGCCCAATGACTACTTCACCAACCAAGTCCTGACGAAAACGTACAAGATGAAGTCAGAGCCCGACAAGGCCGACCCCTTCTCCTTTGAAGGTCCTGAAATAGTGGACTGCGATGG GTGCACCATTgactggaagaaaggaagaaacgtCACTGTCAAGACCATCAAGAAGAAGCAGAAACATAAGGGACGGGGCACTGTCAGGACCATCACTAAGCAAGTCCCCAACGAGTCATTTTTCAACTTCTTCAATCCTCTGAAAG CCTCGGGTGATGGAGAATCACTG GATGAAGATTCTGAGTTCACGTTAGCCTCAGATTTTGAGATTGGACACTTCTTCCGTGAGCGGATTGTGCCTCGGGCTGTGCTTTACTTCACTGGGGAGGCTATCGAGGATGACGACAAT TTTGAAGAAGgcgaggaaggagaggaggag GAATTGGAAGGTGACGAGGAGGGAGAAGATGAGGATGATGCCGAAGTTACCCCCAAG AAAGAGCCCAGCCAGCCAGCGGAGTGCAAGCAGCAGTGA
- the Nap1l4 gene encoding nucleosome assembly protein 1-like 4 isoform X1, with product MADNSFSDGVPPDSGEAAKNAGGPGQSAAPETQLEGSPAEKLTDQVMQNPQVLAALQERLDSVSHTPSSYIETLPRAVKRRINALKQLQVRCAHIEAKFYEEVHDLERKYAALYQPLFDKRREFITGDVEPTDAESEWHSENEEDDKLAGDMKNKVVIAEKPAAEEPNPRGIPEFWFTIFRNVDMLSELVQEYDEPILKHLQDIKVKFSDPGQPMSFVLEFHFEPNDYFTNQVLTKTYKMKSEPDKADPFSFEGPEIVDCDGCTIDWKKGRNVTVKTIKKKQKHKGRGTVRTITKQVPNESFFNFFNPLKASGDGESLDEDSEFTLASDFEIGHFFRERIVPRAVLYFTGEAIEDDDNVCGWGQFEEGEEGEEEELEGDEEGEDEDDAEVTPKKEPSQPAECKQQ from the exons ATGGCAGATAACAG TTTTTCAGATGGTGTGCCTCCAGATTCAGGGGAAGCTGCGAAGAATGCAGGTGGCCCAGGTCAGTCAGCTGCACCTGAAACGCAGTTGGAGGGCTCGCCTGCAG AAAAGCTCACAGATCAGGTGATGCAGAACCCACAAGTCCTGGCAGCTCTGCAGGAGCGACTTGATAGCGTCTCTCACACTCCTTCCAGCTACATCGAAAC CTTGCCCAGGGCCGTCAAGAGGAGAATCAACGCGCTGAAGCAGCTCCAGGTGAGGTGTGCACACATAGAGGCCAAGTTCTACGAGGAGGTGCACGACCTGGAGAGGAAGTACGCAGCCCTGTACCAGCCTCTGTTCGACAAG AGGAGAGAATTCATCACTGGTGATGTGGAGCCGACAGACGCAGAGTCAGAGTGGCACAGTGAAAATGAAGAGGACGACAAGTTGGCT GGAGACATGAAAAACAAAGTAGTTATAGCCGAGAAACCAGCAGCAGAAGAGCCAAATCCCAGAGGAATCCCGGAGTTCTGGTTCACCATCTTCAGAAACGTGGACATGCTCAGTGAGCTGGTGCAG GAATATGATGAACCAATCTTGAAACACCTGCAGGATATTAAAGTGAAGTTTTCTGACCCTGGCCAGCCTATG TCTTTTGTGTTAGAGTTCCACTTTGAGCCCAATGACTACTTCACCAACCAAGTCCTGACGAAAACGTACAAGATGAAGTCAGAGCCCGACAAGGCCGACCCCTTCTCCTTTGAAGGTCCTGAAATAGTGGACTGCGATGG GTGCACCATTgactggaagaaaggaagaaacgtCACTGTCAAGACCATCAAGAAGAAGCAGAAACATAAGGGACGGGGCACTGTCAGGACCATCACTAAGCAAGTCCCCAACGAGTCATTTTTCAACTTCTTCAATCCTCTGAAAG CCTCGGGTGATGGAGAATCACTG GATGAAGATTCTGAGTTCACGTTAGCCTCAGATTTTGAGATTGGACACTTCTTCCGTGAGCGGATTGTGCCTCGGGCTGTGCTTTACTTCACTGGGGAGGCTATCGAGGATGACGACAATGTGTGTGGCTGGGGACAG TTTGAAGAAGgcgaggaaggagaggaggag GAATTGGAAGGTGACGAGGAGGGAGAAGATGAGGATGATGCCGAAGTTACCCCCAAG AAAGAGCCCAGCCAGCCAGCGGAGTGCAAGCAGCAGTGA
- the Nap1l4 gene encoding nucleosome assembly protein 1-like 4 isoform X5, translating to MADNSFSDGVPPDSGEAAKNAGGPGQSAAPETQLEGSPAEKLTDQVMQNPQVLAALQERLDSVSHTPSSYIETLPRAVKRRINALKQLQVRCAHIEAKFYEEVHDLERKYAALYQPLFDKRREFITGDVEPTDAESEWHSENEEDDKLAGDMKNKVVIAEKPAAEEPNPRGIPEFWFTIFRNVDMLSELVQEYDEPILKHLQDIKVKFSDPGQPMSFVLEFHFEPNDYFTNQVLTKTYKMKSEPDKADPFSFEGPEIVDCDGCTIDWKKGRNVTVKTIKKKQKHKGRGTVRTITKQVPNESFFNFFNPLKASGDGESLDEDSEFTLASDFEIGHFFRERIVPRAVLYFTGEAIEDDDNFEEGEEGEEEELEGDEEGEDEDDAEVTPKV from the exons ATGGCAGATAACAG TTTTTCAGATGGTGTGCCTCCAGATTCAGGGGAAGCTGCGAAGAATGCAGGTGGCCCAGGTCAGTCAGCTGCACCTGAAACGCAGTTGGAGGGCTCGCCTGCAG AAAAGCTCACAGATCAGGTGATGCAGAACCCACAAGTCCTGGCAGCTCTGCAGGAGCGACTTGATAGCGTCTCTCACACTCCTTCCAGCTACATCGAAAC CTTGCCCAGGGCCGTCAAGAGGAGAATCAACGCGCTGAAGCAGCTCCAGGTGAGGTGTGCACACATAGAGGCCAAGTTCTACGAGGAGGTGCACGACCTGGAGAGGAAGTACGCAGCCCTGTACCAGCCTCTGTTCGACAAG AGGAGAGAATTCATCACTGGTGATGTGGAGCCGACAGACGCAGAGTCAGAGTGGCACAGTGAAAATGAAGAGGACGACAAGTTGGCT GGAGACATGAAAAACAAAGTAGTTATAGCCGAGAAACCAGCAGCAGAAGAGCCAAATCCCAGAGGAATCCCGGAGTTCTGGTTCACCATCTTCAGAAACGTGGACATGCTCAGTGAGCTGGTGCAG GAATATGATGAACCAATCTTGAAACACCTGCAGGATATTAAAGTGAAGTTTTCTGACCCTGGCCAGCCTATG TCTTTTGTGTTAGAGTTCCACTTTGAGCCCAATGACTACTTCACCAACCAAGTCCTGACGAAAACGTACAAGATGAAGTCAGAGCCCGACAAGGCCGACCCCTTCTCCTTTGAAGGTCCTGAAATAGTGGACTGCGATGG GTGCACCATTgactggaagaaaggaagaaacgtCACTGTCAAGACCATCAAGAAGAAGCAGAAACATAAGGGACGGGGCACTGTCAGGACCATCACTAAGCAAGTCCCCAACGAGTCATTTTTCAACTTCTTCAATCCTCTGAAAG CCTCGGGTGATGGAGAATCACTG GATGAAGATTCTGAGTTCACGTTAGCCTCAGATTTTGAGATTGGACACTTCTTCCGTGAGCGGATTGTGCCTCGGGCTGTGCTTTACTTCACTGGGGAGGCTATCGAGGATGACGACAAT TTTGAAGAAGgcgaggaaggagaggaggag GAATTGGAAGGTGACGAGGAGGGAGAAGATGAGGATGATGCCGAAGTTACCCCCAAG gtGTAA
- the Nap1l4 gene encoding nucleosome assembly protein 1-like 4 isoform X3, which yields MADNSFSDGVPPDSGEAAKNAGGPGQSAAPETQLEGSPAEKLTDQVMQNPQVLAALQERLDSVSHTPSSYIETLPRAVKRRINALKQLQVRCAHIEAKFYEEVHDLERKYAALYQPLFDKRREFITGDVEPTDAESEWHSENEEDDKLAGDMKNKVVIAEKPAAEEPNPRGIPEFWFTIFRNVDMLSELVQEYDEPILKHLQDIKVKFSDPGQPMSFVLEFHFEPNDYFTNQVLTKTYKMKSEPDKADPFSFEGPEIVDCDGCTIDWKKGRNVTVKTIKKKQKHKGRGTVRTITKQVPNESFFNFFNPLKASGDGESLDEDSEFTLASDFEIGHFFRERIVPRAVLYFTGEAIEDDDNVCGWGQFEEGEEGEEEELEGDEEGEDEDDAEVTPKV from the exons ATGGCAGATAACAG TTTTTCAGATGGTGTGCCTCCAGATTCAGGGGAAGCTGCGAAGAATGCAGGTGGCCCAGGTCAGTCAGCTGCACCTGAAACGCAGTTGGAGGGCTCGCCTGCAG AAAAGCTCACAGATCAGGTGATGCAGAACCCACAAGTCCTGGCAGCTCTGCAGGAGCGACTTGATAGCGTCTCTCACACTCCTTCCAGCTACATCGAAAC CTTGCCCAGGGCCGTCAAGAGGAGAATCAACGCGCTGAAGCAGCTCCAGGTGAGGTGTGCACACATAGAGGCCAAGTTCTACGAGGAGGTGCACGACCTGGAGAGGAAGTACGCAGCCCTGTACCAGCCTCTGTTCGACAAG AGGAGAGAATTCATCACTGGTGATGTGGAGCCGACAGACGCAGAGTCAGAGTGGCACAGTGAAAATGAAGAGGACGACAAGTTGGCT GGAGACATGAAAAACAAAGTAGTTATAGCCGAGAAACCAGCAGCAGAAGAGCCAAATCCCAGAGGAATCCCGGAGTTCTGGTTCACCATCTTCAGAAACGTGGACATGCTCAGTGAGCTGGTGCAG GAATATGATGAACCAATCTTGAAACACCTGCAGGATATTAAAGTGAAGTTTTCTGACCCTGGCCAGCCTATG TCTTTTGTGTTAGAGTTCCACTTTGAGCCCAATGACTACTTCACCAACCAAGTCCTGACGAAAACGTACAAGATGAAGTCAGAGCCCGACAAGGCCGACCCCTTCTCCTTTGAAGGTCCTGAAATAGTGGACTGCGATGG GTGCACCATTgactggaagaaaggaagaaacgtCACTGTCAAGACCATCAAGAAGAAGCAGAAACATAAGGGACGGGGCACTGTCAGGACCATCACTAAGCAAGTCCCCAACGAGTCATTTTTCAACTTCTTCAATCCTCTGAAAG CCTCGGGTGATGGAGAATCACTG GATGAAGATTCTGAGTTCACGTTAGCCTCAGATTTTGAGATTGGACACTTCTTCCGTGAGCGGATTGTGCCTCGGGCTGTGCTTTACTTCACTGGGGAGGCTATCGAGGATGACGACAATGTGTGTGGCTGGGGACAG TTTGAAGAAGgcgaggaaggagaggaggag GAATTGGAAGGTGACGAGGAGGGAGAAGATGAGGATGATGCCGAAGTTACCCCCAAG gtGTAA